The window TGTGTCAGTTTGTCTGAATATGAGAGGAGGTGAAGGCTTGTGACGGAGGTTACCCTGATGGATGGGGAAACCTTTGACAGCCTACTCCGGCGCTTTAACCGAAAGGTCCAGCATGACGGGGTCCTCTCGGAGATAAAGCGACGGGAGCATTATGAGCCTCCCAGCATGGTCCGAAAGAAGAAGGCGGCCGCCAAGAAGCGTAAGAGCTTCAGGAGCCGGGGGCCGAGTTGACCCTGGACAAGTTCCAGGAAGACCTGAAAGAGGCGCTGAGGAAAGGGGACACCACCCGGCGCGATACTATCCGTCTTATCCTCTCCGCCCTGAACTATTCCCAGATAGCCAAGGGGGCAGAACTGGAGGAAGCTGACATCCTGGCAGTCCTCCAGAAGGAGGCCACCAAGAGGCGGGAAAGCATTGAGGCCTTTTCCAAGGGGAACCGCCCCGACCTGGTAGCCCGGGAGAAGGCGGAGCTCCAGGTTATCCTTGGCTATCTCCCCCCGCCCCTGACCCGGGAGGAGATTGCCCAGGCGGCCCGCCAGGCCATCGCTGAGAGCGGTGCCCAG of the Chloroflexota bacterium genome contains:
- the rpsU gene encoding 30S ribosomal protein S21, with the translated sequence MTEVTLMDGETFDSLLRRFNRKVQHDGVLSEIKRREHYEPPSMVRKKKAAAKKRKSFRSRGPS
- a CDS encoding GatB/YqeY domain-containing protein, with product MTLDKFQEDLKEALRKGDTTRRDTIRLILSALNYSQIAKGAELEEADILAVLQKEATKRRESIEAFSKGNRPDLVAREKAELQVILGYLPPPLTREEIAQAARQAIAESGAQGPRDMGKVMGRLMPQLKGRAEGQEVNAIVQELLSGKRA